The Deltaproteobacteria bacterium genome includes a region encoding these proteins:
- a CDS encoding endonuclease domain-containing protein, with amino-acid sequence MKNKKILPYDPKLKSLARELRNNSTLSEVLLWHHLKKKQVRGYDFDRQKPIGNYIVDFFCNELMLAIEIDGLSHENKMEDDALRQSNLESLGVRFLRFYDSDVKGNMQGVVVAIEEWIRVNEPAPNPSDIHTPTPLKRGIKSPLLGGDTGVGK; translated from the coding sequence ATGAAGAATAAAAAGATACTACCCTACGATCCTAAGCTCAAATCATTGGCAAGAGAATTGAGAAATAACAGCACGTTATCCGAAGTATTGCTCTGGCATCACTTAAAGAAAAAGCAAGTGAGAGGGTATGACTTTGATCGTCAAAAGCCCATTGGCAATTATATCGTTGATTTCTTCTGCAATGAATTGATGCTGGCAATTGAGATTGACGGTCTTAGTCATGAAAACAAAATGGAGGACGATGCTCTCAGGCAATCAAATCTTGAATCTCTTGGAGTAAGATTTCTGAGGTTTTATGATTCAGATGTTAAAGGAAATATGCAGGGGGTCGTTGTTGCAATTGAAGAGTGGATAAGGGTGAATGAACCCGCCCCTAACCCCTCGGATATACACACCCCTACCCCTCTCAAGAGGGGAATTAAAAGTCCCCTCCTCGGAGGGGATACAGGGGTGGGTAAATGA